A window of Bacteroidota bacterium contains these coding sequences:
- a CDS encoding M48 family metallopeptidase, translating into MVFDALYYDGKTSRGSVVTIQLLDSTIKVNLPDEVLTWNLNDLNLHESFFNKEVAVIKHGATFPYAAIEIKGADFQLYFQRTYPSAKIKQTDIKVFQNTGRRTIVVIILGVLGLILLAYFVLIPATAEAIAKRIPISYEMSMGEEMFQQISNSMEVDSEQTALANSFFKGLKIKETYPVKITVVHSDISNAFAFPGGHIVVYDQMFKVMKRKEEFAALLSHEYSHVAHRHITRSLFRNLGTYLVISLVISDVNGVMAVLLQNADNLKSLSYSRSLEKEADEQGMLLMQDAGQDTDGMLLLFKHLGDANKGSQDIPEFLSTHPMLEGRMKNIKSLAKKNTKPLRENPELDAIWTRLKDLN; encoded by the coding sequence ATGGTTTTTGATGCACTTTACTACGATGGTAAAACTTCCAGAGGTAGTGTGGTTACAATTCAATTGCTTGATTCAACGATAAAAGTCAATCTTCCCGATGAAGTGCTTACGTGGAATTTAAACGATTTAAATCTTCATGAATCTTTTTTTAATAAGGAAGTAGCGGTTATAAAACACGGTGCAACATTTCCTTATGCAGCAATTGAAATTAAGGGTGCTGATTTTCAACTTTATTTTCAACGGACTTATCCATCCGCAAAAATTAAACAAACCGATATTAAAGTTTTTCAAAATACCGGGCGACGCACAATTGTTGTAATAATTTTAGGTGTATTGGGTTTGATTTTACTTGCCTATTTTGTGCTTATTCCGGCTACAGCCGAAGCCATCGCTAAGCGCATTCCCATTAGCTACGAGATGTCGATGGGCGAAGAAATGTTTCAGCAAATAAGCAATAGCATGGAAGTGGATTCGGAACAAACTGCTTTAGCGAATTCTTTTTTTAAAGGATTAAAAATAAAGGAAACCTATCCAGTTAAAATTACGGTGGTGCATTCCGATATCAGCAATGCATTTGCTTTTCCGGGTGGACACATTGTGGTGTACGACCAAATGTTTAAAGTCATGAAACGCAAAGAGGAATTTGCAGCTTTACTCAGTCATGAATATTCGCATGTTGCACACCGGCACATTACGCGCAGTCTCTTTCGTAATTTAGGTACTTATTTGGTGATTTCATTAGTGATAAGCGATGTAAACGGAGTGATGGCAGTGCTCTTACAAAATGCCGATAATTTAAAATCCTTAAGTTACTCGCGCAGTTTAGAGAAGGAAGCAGATGAACAAGGAATGTTGCTTATGCAAGACGCCGGTCAAGATACGGATGGAATGCTACTTTTATTTAAACACTTGGGCGATGCCAATAAGGGTTCACAAGATATTCCCGAATTTTTAAGCACGCATCCCATGTTAGAGGGCCGCATGAAAAATATTAAAAGCCTCGCAAAGAAGAATACCAAACCACTTCGCGAAAACCCTGAATTAGATGCTATTTGGACGAGGTTAAAGGACTTGAATTAG
- a CDS encoding DUF898 domain-containing protein, with protein sequence MELVQKQPRTLLFNGNGADLFGILVVNILLMIVTLGFYYPWAKARKLRYLYAETELDGNRFTFHGTGKEIFWGFIKSVVLMIVLYGALIAGTLSRNPFLVVLTTILFFLAFFIIVPLAIHGSMRYRMSRTSWRGIHFGYRGDRWVLVKKFIGGILLTVITLYIYLAWFIVDIRKYMIGNIRFGDVSFKFIGTGGGLFLMNLKGLLLTLITFGIYSFWWMRDMMRFYVDNTKIIKNEQEYSINFTGSAGGIFKLIFVNYLLIIFTLGIAIPWVMVRTLKFIYSNAAIDGEFDTSNILQTEQEYKDAMGDDLVDMFDINII encoded by the coding sequence ATGGAACTAGTTCAAAAACAACCCCGTACCTTACTGTTCAATGGTAACGGTGCTGATTTATTTGGAATATTGGTAGTCAATATTCTGTTAATGATTGTAACGCTTGGATTTTATTATCCTTGGGCAAAGGCGCGCAAACTGCGCTACTTATATGCCGAGACAGAATTGGATGGAAATCGATTTACTTTTCATGGAACGGGTAAGGAAATATTTTGGGGCTTTATTAAATCGGTAGTGTTGATGATAGTATTGTACGGTGCTTTAATTGCCGGAACACTTTCTCGAAATCCCTTTTTAGTTGTCCTCACAACTATTCTTTTTTTTCTCGCTTTTTTTATAATTGTGCCACTGGCTATTCATGGATCTATGCGGTATCGCATGTCGCGCACTTCCTGGAGAGGAATTCACTTTGGCTACAGAGGGGATCGTTGGGTGTTGGTAAAAAAGTTTATTGGTGGTATTTTATTGACGGTCATCACGCTTTATATTTACCTTGCTTGGTTTATAGTGGACATCCGCAAATACATGATTGGAAACATCCGCTTTGGAGATGTAAGTTTTAAATTTATTGGTACCGGTGGTGGCTTGTTTTTGATGAATTTGAAAGGATTATTGCTGACCTTAATAACTTTTGGAATTTACAGTTTTTGGTGGATGCGCGACATGATGCGCTTTTATGTTGACAATACTAAAATCATAAAAAATGAGCAAGAGTATAGCATTAACTTTACCGGCAGTGCAGGAGGAATTTTTAAATTAATTTTTGTGAATTACCTTTTAATCATATTCACTTTAGGAATTGCCATTCCATGGGTGATGGTGCGAACGCTTAAATTTATTTATAGCAATGCTGCAATCGACGGAGAGTTTGATACCAGCAACATTCTCCAAACAGAGCAAGAATACAAAGATGCCATGGGCGATGATTTGGTAGACATGTTCGACATCAATATTATTTAG
- a CDS encoding T9SS type A sorting domain-containing protein gives MKKIVSILLLGIHQFCFAQINFGSYRYSGPLNFELIKESADSFFKSDEAEKSAASKVEKEDNDYLRYKRWEWYWKDRVNTDGSFPDLLSQAAVYNQLQGAAQARSASVNAPWVNISQTSTSGGYDGMGRLTSIAFHPTDPNIFWVGAPIGGIWKTLDGGATYSPLGDGLPYCSVGNILVDPSNPDIIYITLGDHGGWWNYGLGMYKSTDGGLNWAPTTLISNFSDGIAYYAMAMSPTNPNVILVAKSDGLFRTNNGGNSWTMVHSGGFKDVKFRPGDSTTVYAASDDYWGSSEVYKSTNGGINFTAASSFNAPYNRIKITVTAANPNIIGVMLSGNGTKNYYKSSNSGASFSYVSALQEDAIIFISPLDSNIVYSGYTKIFQSTNGGINWVQKTNWYNDGVHVEVHADEQFVAFNPLSDLIYFCNDGGLYNYDEVAGSWAELSNGLIITQFYSIAVAQSDPVFMIGGTQDNGGRKRTGLNSWASTNGGDAMETAIDQSNTQIIYTTYVDGQLYRSMDRWTNDTYHDITPAGISGNWVTPYLLDPSNQSTIYAGYEDVYKSTDRGNTWNKISNNLTGSTSDKLDELEISTLNSNVIYAARENKIYTTTNGGVSWANHSLPFALNNFSGITSIAIDPVNPAILYATVGGYSVGVKVYKSVNSGNTWSNISSGLPNVPVSSSVFDESSPNHELYIGTDIGIFYRNDTSAAWTYYGSNLPNTSITDLKIQYATHKLRAATYGRGIWEADLLSIVTSNYQVAIVPSDNSFRLAFNPIGSLLQLNAFINSDVAGEIKIYDLSGNLVLTKMRNFPKGNYQLPFDISMLAEGMYMMNIETPKGRTALKFIHTSTAE, from the coding sequence ATGAAAAAAATAGTAAGCATTTTACTTTTAGGAATTCATCAATTTTGTTTTGCTCAGATAAATTTTGGTAGCTATCGTTATTCAGGCCCTTTAAATTTTGAGCTCATAAAAGAAAGTGCTGATTCATTTTTTAAAAGCGACGAAGCAGAAAAATCCGCGGCAAGCAAAGTGGAAAAAGAAGATAACGATTACTTACGTTACAAACGTTGGGAATGGTATTGGAAAGACCGCGTGAACACGGATGGCTCCTTTCCTGATTTATTGTCGCAAGCCGCTGTTTATAATCAATTACAAGGAGCTGCTCAAGCTCGGAGTGCTTCTGTTAACGCACCTTGGGTAAACATTTCACAAACTTCTACCAGCGGGGGTTATGATGGGATGGGGCGCTTAACTTCTATTGCATTTCACCCTACCGATCCCAATATTTTTTGGGTAGGTGCACCCATTGGTGGGATATGGAAAACATTGGATGGAGGTGCAACCTATTCTCCTTTGGGCGATGGGTTGCCTTATTGTAGTGTTGGAAATATACTTGTAGATCCAAGTAATCCCGACATTATTTACATTACACTTGGCGACCATGGCGGATGGTGGAACTATGGATTAGGCATGTATAAATCTACCGATGGCGGATTAAATTGGGCACCCACCACTTTAATTTCAAATTTTTCAGACGGCATTGCGTATTATGCCATGGCGATGTCACCTACCAACCCAAATGTAATTTTAGTGGCGAAAAGTGATGGTTTATTTCGCACCAACAATGGAGGAAACAGCTGGACGATGGTGCATAGTGGTGGATTTAAGGATGTGAAATTTCGTCCCGGTGACAGTACAACGGTATATGCTGCAAGCGACGATTACTGGGGTTCTTCAGAGGTTTATAAATCCACAAACGGTGGAATTAATTTTACAGCAGCCAGTTCATTTAATGCTCCTTACAACAGAATAAAAATCACTGTAACTGCTGCCAATCCTAATATTATTGGAGTAATGCTTAGCGGGAATGGCACAAAAAATTATTACAAATCATCCAATAGCGGTGCAAGTTTTTCATACGTTTCCGCATTACAGGAAGATGCCATCATTTTTATTTCTCCGCTCGATTCCAACATTGTTTATTCCGGTTACACAAAAATATTTCAATCTACGAATGGCGGCATTAATTGGGTACAAAAAACAAATTGGTACAACGATGGCGTGCATGTCGAGGTGCATGCGGATGAACAATTTGTTGCATTTAATCCCTTGAGTGATTTAATTTATTTTTGTAACGATGGAGGACTATATAATTATGATGAGGTAGCCGGTTCATGGGCAGAGCTAAGCAATGGCTTAATTATTACACAGTTTTATTCGATTGCAGTGGCACAATCCGATCCTGTTTTTATGATTGGCGGAACACAAGATAACGGTGGAAGAAAAAGAACCGGACTTAACTCATGGGCTTCCACAAATGGTGGGGATGCTATGGAAACTGCCATTGATCAATCCAATACACAAATTATTTATACGACTTACGTGGATGGTCAGTTGTATCGCTCCATGGATCGCTGGACCAACGATACCTATCACGATATTACACCGGCAGGAATCAGTGGAAATTGGGTAACACCTTACCTGCTCGATCCAAGCAACCAATCCACTATTTATGCGGGTTATGAAGATGTTTACAAATCCACAGACAGAGGAAATACCTGGAATAAAATTAGCAACAATTTAACCGGCTCAACTTCCGATAAATTAGATGAGCTCGAAATTTCTACACTAAATTCAAATGTAATTTATGCCGCAAGGGAAAATAAAATTTATACAACCACTAACGGTGGAGTAAGCTGGGCCAATCATTCGCTACCTTTTGCCTTGAATAATTTTTCAGGAATTACATCTATTGCAATCGATCCTGTAAATCCGGCAATACTTTATGCAACCGTTGGAGGATATAGTGTTGGTGTAAAAGTGTATAAATCGGTAAACAGCGGAAACACCTGGTCAAATATATCGAGTGGTTTACCAAATGTGCCGGTAAGTTCGAGTGTATTTGATGAAAGCAGTCCGAATCACGAATTGTATATTGGAACCGATATAGGCATATTTTACCGAAACGATACCAGCGCTGCATGGACCTATTATGGAAGTAACTTACCGAATACTTCTATAACCGATTTGAAAATTCAGTATGCTACACATAAATTAAGAGCAGCAACCTATGGCAGAGGAATTTGGGAAGCAGATTTGTTATCGATAGTAACATCAAACTATCAAGTTGCGATTGTTCCTTCCGACAATTCATTTAGACTAGCTTTTAATCCCATTGGAAGTTTACTTCAGCTGAATGCTTTTATAAATTCAGATGTTGCAGGAGAAATAAAAATTTATGACCTCAGTGGAAACTTGGTGCTCACTAAAATGAGAAACTTCCCGAAAGGAAATTATCAGTTACCCTTTGATATTTCGATGCTTGCAGAAGGCATGTACATGATGAACATTGAAACACCAAAAGGAAGAACCGCTTTAAAGTTTATTCATACCTCAACTGCTGAATAA
- a CDS encoding DEAD/DEAH box helicase has translation MQHKALENLKIASLNEMQLATLAASKKTNDLILLAPTGSGKTIAFLLPLLNAMDSALSGIQAMVIVPSRELAIQIEQVFKQMQSGFKVSCCYGGHSTRTEKNNLEQAPALLVGTPGRIAFHIRNKYINTASIKTLVLDEFDKALEFGFQEDMSFIVYHLKNVQKRILISATQMPEIPEFTGITNPIEIIYLSKTPTKALGLQVKVLHSESRDKTAALFSLICKLGNTATLVFCNHRDAVDMISEFFNEKGLEHGVFHGKMEQIDRERALIKFRNGTHRILVSTDLASRGLDIPEIENIIHFQLPHTEEIFIHRNGRTARMNAKGTAYLLLASNEHIPPFISEKPQEIKLSDKDKTPANTPWCTLYIAAGKKDKINKMDIVGMLLQKGKLQKEELGLIEVLDFSSYAAVSRSKINSLLALIKDEKIKNKKVKMALSE, from the coding sequence ATGCAACATAAAGCACTGGAGAATTTAAAAATAGCATCCTTAAACGAAATGCAGCTGGCAACACTTGCCGCATCTAAAAAAACCAATGACCTAATTTTACTGGCGCCGACCGGTTCCGGTAAAACAATTGCCTTTTTGCTACCTCTGTTAAATGCGATGGATAGCGCTTTGTCAGGAATTCAAGCCATGGTAATTGTTCCATCGCGTGAATTGGCAATTCAAATAGAACAGGTGTTTAAGCAAATGCAAAGTGGGTTTAAAGTAAGCTGTTGCTATGGCGGACATTCCACCCGCACCGAAAAAAACAACCTCGAACAAGCACCTGCCTTACTCGTTGGAACTCCCGGCCGTATTGCTTTTCACATCCGCAATAAATACATCAATACAGCAAGCATCAAGACATTGGTATTGGATGAATTTGACAAAGCATTGGAATTTGGTTTTCAGGAAGACATGTCATTTATCGTGTATCACTTAAAAAATGTTCAAAAGCGAATTCTTATTTCGGCTACACAAATGCCCGAAATACCTGAATTTACAGGCATTACAAACCCAATCGAGATTATTTATCTGAGTAAAACTCCGACCAAAGCACTTGGCTTACAAGTAAAAGTGCTTCATTCCGAATCGCGAGATAAAACCGCTGCGCTCTTTTCACTTATTTGTAAATTGGGTAATACAGCAACACTTGTTTTTTGCAATCACCGCGATGCGGTGGATATGATTAGTGAGTTTTTTAATGAGAAGGGCTTGGAACATGGCGTATTTCATGGTAAAATGGAGCAAATCGACAGGGAGCGCGCACTTATTAAGTTTAGGAATGGTACGCATCGCATTTTGGTTTCAACTGATTTAGCGTCACGTGGATTAGATATTCCGGAAATTGAGAATATAATTCACTTTCAATTGCCACATACTGAAGAAATTTTTATTCATCGCAATGGCCGCACAGCGCGCATGAATGCAAAAGGTACCGCTTATTTGCTGTTAGCATCTAACGAACACATTCCACCCTTCATTAGCGAAAAGCCACAAGAAATTAAATTGTCGGATAAAGATAAAACTCCCGCAAACACACCTTGGTGTACACTTTACATCGCTGCCGGTAAAAAGGATAAAATAAATAAAATGGATATTGTAGGCATGTTATTGCAAAAAGGCAAATTGCAAAAGGAGGAATTGGGATTAATAGAAGTTTTGGATTTTTCGTCCTATGCGGCTGTTAGTCGAAGTAAAATTAATTCGCTCTTGGCATTAATCAAAGATGAAAAAATCAAGAATAAAAAAGTGAAAATGGCGCTTTCGGAGTAG
- the rplT gene encoding 50S ribosomal protein L20 encodes MPRSVNSVASKARRKKILNQTKGYWGARKNVYTVAKNTLEKGLTYAYRDRKTKKRNFRGLWIQRINAGIRPHGMSYSEFMGKIHAKNVQLNRKVLADLAMNHPAAFKAVVDAVK; translated from the coding sequence ATGCCAAGATCAGTCAACTCGGTAGCGAGTAAAGCTAGAAGAAAAAAAATCCTCAATCAAACCAAAGGTTATTGGGGTGCCCGTAAAAACGTGTATACGGTTGCAAAAAATACGTTGGAAAAAGGTTTAACCTACGCTTACCGCGACAGAAAAACCAAGAAAAGGAATTTCCGCGGTTTGTGGATTCAACGTATCAATGCTGGTATTCGCCCCCATGGAATGTCGTATTCCGAGTTTATGGGTAAAATACATGCTAAAAATGTGCAGTTAAACCGCAAGGTACTTGCCGATTTAGCAATGAATCATCCGGCAGCTTTTAAAGCTGTGGTGGATGCAGTGAAATAA
- a CDS encoding SIS domain-containing protein — protein MNISEFTAKFNSSFEQAFKGIEAFEGDTKISFEQAIEKCTNLVLKAQKENKKIMFAGNGGSAGITSHMAVDFWKNGKVRATAFNDASLLTCIANDLSFEQVFSAPIQMFSDAGDIAMCISSSGSSKNIINAAEMAAKSGCSVITFSGFKPDNALKKLGHINFFVPAFSYGFVEVLHNLIIHCILDAKMYCTDNIDIFNKNTKL, from the coding sequence ATGAATATCTCAGAATTTACAGCAAAGTTTAACAGCTCGTTTGAGCAAGCATTTAAAGGTATTGAAGCCTTTGAAGGCGATACCAAGATTTCATTTGAGCAAGCCATCGAGAAATGCACTAACCTGGTTTTGAAGGCGCAAAAAGAGAATAAAAAAATAATGTTTGCAGGTAATGGTGGAAGCGCCGGAATTACTAGTCACATGGCAGTTGATTTTTGGAAAAATGGAAAAGTACGCGCTACCGCTTTTAATGATGCTTCACTGTTAACTTGTATTGCCAACGATTTAAGTTTTGAGCAAGTGTTTTCTGCGCCCATTCAAATGTTTAGCGATGCCGGCGATATTGCCATGTGCATCAGTAGTTCGGGAAGCTCAAAAAATATTATCAATGCTGCTGAGATGGCTGCTAAATCTGGTTGTTCAGTTATTACCTTTTCAGGCTTTAAGCCGGATAATGCATTAAAAAAATTGGGGCATATTAACTTCTTTGTTCCCGCCTTTTCGTATGGTTTTGTTGAAGTATTGCACAACCTCATTATACATTGCATATTGGATGCAAAAATGTACTGTACGGATAATATTGATATTTTTAATAAGAATACTAAGCTGTAA
- the rpmI gene encoding 50S ribosomal protein L35 — translation MPKMKTNSSAKKRFSITGSGKIKRKHAFKSHILTKKSTKRKRNLSNPTLVNDADLGGVKRMLNIGK, via the coding sequence ATGCCTAAAATGAAAACCAATTCCAGTGCAAAGAAGAGATTCTCTATCACCGGATCAGGAAAAATTAAAAGAAAGCATGCTTTTAAAAGTCACATTTTGACCAAAAAAAGCACCAAGAGAAAAAGAAATTTGTCGAACCCAACATTAGTGAACGATGCCGATTTAGGTGGAGTGAAACGTATGTTGAACATCGGTAAATAA
- the rluF gene encoding 23S rRNA pseudouridine(2604) synthase RluF, translating to MLTRLNKYISDTGTCSRREADRLIEKGRVTVNGKAPELGTKVSDADEIKIDGQLLKSKEAPIYIAFHKPIGITCTTDLKDPDNIIDYLNHPKRIFPIGRLDKPSEGLLFLTNDGDIVNKILRAGNNHEKEYVVTVDKAIGDDFILQMRNGIPILDTITKKCFVEQESKNRFRIILTQGLNRQIRRMCDALDYKVTKLKRTRIMNIRLDGINYGEWRYLTAEEIATINKLVAGSSKTEEASLLADLDD from the coding sequence ATGCTGACCCGTTTAAATAAATACATAAGTGATACCGGAACCTGTTCGCGGCGAGAAGCCGATCGATTAATTGAAAAAGGTAGGGTAACGGTGAACGGTAAAGCACCTGAATTGGGAACAAAAGTTTCAGATGCCGATGAGATAAAAATTGACGGACAGCTTTTAAAATCAAAAGAAGCACCCATTTATATTGCCTTTCATAAACCCATTGGCATTACTTGTACCACCGATTTAAAAGACCCAGATAATATAATTGATTACCTGAATCATCCCAAACGTATATTCCCAATTGGTCGTTTAGACAAGCCTTCGGAGGGTTTACTTTTTTTGACGAACGATGGCGATATCGTAAATAAAATTTTGCGTGCAGGAAATAATCATGAAAAAGAATATGTTGTAACCGTTGACAAAGCTATCGGTGACGACTTTATACTTCAGATGCGAAATGGAATTCCAATTTTGGATACCATTACCAAAAAGTGCTTTGTGGAACAAGAAAGTAAAAATCGATTTCGAATTATACTCACACAAGGACTCAATCGTCAGATTAGAAGAATGTGCGATGCCTTGGATTATAAAGTCACCAAATTAAAAAGAACCCGCATAATGAATATTCGTTTAGACGGAATTAATTATGGGGAATGGCGTTACCTGACAGCAGAGGAAATTGCAACGATTAATAAATTGGTTGCCGGTTCAAGTAAAACGGAAGAAGCTTCTTTGTTGGCGGATTTGGATGATTGA
- a CDS encoding transposase produces MSGDSYKITDQNSIHFLTLTIVDWIDLFSRKEYSYIVIDSLNYCCKEKGLIVFSYVIMTNHIHLICKVNEPHTLSEFLRDFKKFTSKQFIKAMQEIGESRKEWMINKFAFEAKRIGRANNYKIWKDDNHAIEIGDYIDIEQKADYIHDNPVKAMIVENAVDYIFSSARDYADCRGYVEITKF; encoded by the coding sequence ATGAGTGGTGATAGTTATAAAATCACGGATCAAAATTCTATTCATTTCTTAACCTTAACCATAGTTGATTGGATTGACCTATTTTCAAGAAAGGAATATAGTTATATAGTTATTGATTCTCTTAATTATTGCTGCAAAGAAAAAGGGCTGATTGTATTTTCTTATGTGATTATGACCAACCATATTCATTTAATTTGCAAGGTAAATGAGCCCCATACCTTATCGGAATTTTTAAGGGATTTTAAAAAGTTTACTTCGAAACAATTTATCAAAGCGATGCAAGAAATTGGTGAGAGCCGCAAAGAATGGATGATTAATAAGTTTGCTTTTGAGGCGAAACGTATTGGCAGGGCAAACAATTATAAAATATGGAAAGATGATAATCATGCTATTGAAATTGGCGACTATATTGATATTGAACAAAAGGCCGACTATATTCACGACAACCCTGTAAAGGCAATGATTGTAGAGAATGCCGTAGATTATATTTTTAGTAGTGCAAGAGATTATGCCGATTGCAGAGGTTATGTTGAGATTACAAAGTTTTAA
- a CDS encoding translation initiation factor IF-3, with protein sequence MNERIRARTVRVVGEGIETGIFAIERALDIARDAGLDLVEISPTAEPPVCKVIDYKKFLYEQKKKQKEIKAKASKVVVKEIRFGPNTDEHDFNFKKNHAVKFLEEGSKVKAFVFFKGRSILFKEQGEILLLKFAQELEEIGKVEQLPLLEGKKMQMMIAPKKSK encoded by the coding sequence ATTAACGAACGCATTAGAGCGCGCACCGTTCGTGTGGTTGGTGAAGGAATTGAAACCGGAATTTTTGCTATTGAAAGAGCGCTGGATATTGCGCGTGATGCAGGTTTGGACTTGGTTGAAATATCGCCAACAGCAGAACCACCGGTATGTAAGGTTATTGATTATAAGAAATTCTTATACGAACAAAAAAAGAAACAAAAAGAGATAAAAGCCAAAGCATCGAAGGTAGTTGTAAAGGAAATTCGCTTTGGACCCAATACAGATGAGCACGATTTTAATTTTAAAAAGAATCATGCCGTAAAATTTTTAGAAGAAGGATCAAAAGTGAAAGCCTTTGTGTTTTTTAAAGGTCGTTCGATTTTGTTTAAAGAACAGGGTGAGATATTATTATTAAAGTTTGCACAAGAATTAGAAGAGATCGGAAAGGTGGAACAATTACCACTTTTAGAAGGAAAGAAAATGCAAATGATGATTGCGCCGAAAAAAAGTAAATAG
- a CDS encoding type II toxin-antitoxin system VapC family toxin yields the protein MNGISLLADTNVFINLAEDKGNAQAYLQNNTIYASVISELELLGFHNISSKEYKFFEILLQNCTVVELIRPIKEKVISIRRSTKIKLPDAIIVATAMYLNIPLLTYDKGLSRIKNIDLIIPEL from the coding sequence ATGAATGGAATTAGTTTGCTGGCAGATACCAATGTATTTATTAATTTGGCTGAAGATAAGGGCAATGCACAAGCCTATTTGCAAAATAACACAATTTATGCCTCAGTCATTTCAGAGCTGGAATTGCTAGGCTTCCACAATATTTCAAGCAAAGAATATAAATTTTTTGAAATACTTCTTCAAAATTGTACGGTTGTGGAATTAATTCGCCCAATAAAGGAAAAGGTAATTTCTATTAGAAGAAGTACAAAAATAAAATTGCCAGATGCTATTATCGTTGCAACTGCAATGTATTTAAATATTCCTTTGTTGACTTATGATAAGGGTTTGTCGCGTATTAAGAATATTGATTTGATAATTCCTGAATTGTAA